Proteins from a genomic interval of Pseudomonas asplenii:
- a CDS encoding GNAT family N-acetyltransferase: MHQHSAIYTPRPNDYPELTEVWEASVRATHTFLPDSYIAQLKNLLLTRYLDAVMLICTRDARQRISGFAGVAAGKVEMLFIAPEQRGQGLGKQLLWYAIDHLNADRLDVNEQNPQAIGFYFKQGFEVVGRSEHDGLGQPYPLLHLQLKR; encoded by the coding sequence ATGCACCAGCACTCCGCGATTTACACCCCAAGACCCAACGACTACCCGGAACTGACCGAGGTTTGGGAAGCATCCGTACGTGCCACCCACACCTTCCTTCCGGACAGCTACATCGCACAACTGAAAAACCTGCTGCTGACCCGCTACCTGGACGCGGTGATGCTGATCTGCACTCGCGACGCCCGCCAGCGGATCAGCGGTTTTGCCGGGGTCGCAGCAGGCAAGGTGGAGATGCTGTTCATCGCCCCGGAGCAACGCGGGCAGGGCTTGGGCAAGCAGTTGTTGTGGTACGCGATCGACCACCTGAACGCCGACAGACTGGACGTCAACGAACAGAACCCGCAAGCCATCGGTTTCTATTTCAAACAGGGTTTCGAGGTGGTCGGGCGTTCGGAGCACGATGGCCTGGGCCAGCCCTATCCGTTACTGCATCTGCAGCTCAAGCGCTGA
- the rimO gene encoding 30S ribosomal protein S12 methylthiotransferase RimO: protein MSTPTAPANPKVGFVSLGCPKALVDSERILTQLRMEGYDVVSTYQDADVVVVNTCGFIDSAKAESLEVIGEAIKENGKVIVTGCMGVEEGNIRDVHPSVLAVTGPQQYEQVVNAVHEVVPPRQDHNPLIDLVPPQGIKLTPRHYAYLKISEGCNHSCSFCIIPSMRGKLVSRPVGDVLDEAQRLVKAGVKELLVISQDTSAYGVDVKYRTGFWNGAPVKTRMTELCEALSTLGVWVRLHYVYPYPHVDELIPLMAAGKILPYLDIPFQHASPKVLKSMKRPAFEDKTLARIKNWREICPELIIRSTFIVGFPGETEEDFQYLLEWLTEAQLDRVGCFQYSPVEGAPANDLGLDVVPDDVKQDRWERFMAHQQAISSARLQQRIGKEIEVLIDEVDENGAVGRCFFDAPEIDGNVFIDGAGDLKPGDKIWCRVTDADEYDLWAEAL, encoded by the coding sequence ATGTCCACCCCCACCGCGCCGGCCAATCCCAAGGTCGGATTCGTAAGTCTTGGTTGCCCGAAGGCTCTGGTTGACTCCGAGCGCATCCTCACGCAACTGCGCATGGAAGGCTATGACGTCGTCTCTACCTACCAGGACGCCGATGTCGTGGTGGTCAACACCTGCGGTTTCATCGACAGCGCCAAGGCCGAGTCACTGGAAGTGATCGGTGAAGCGATCAAGGAAAACGGCAAGGTCATCGTCACCGGCTGCATGGGTGTGGAAGAAGGCAATATCCGCGACGTGCACCCGAGCGTACTGGCGGTGACCGGCCCGCAGCAATACGAACAGGTGGTCAACGCGGTGCACGAAGTGGTGCCACCACGCCAGGACCACAACCCGCTGATCGACCTGGTGCCACCGCAAGGCATCAAGCTGACTCCGCGCCACTACGCCTACCTGAAGATTTCCGAAGGCTGCAACCACAGCTGCAGCTTCTGCATCATTCCGTCGATGCGCGGCAAGCTGGTCAGCCGCCCGGTTGGCGATGTGCTCGACGAGGCCCAGCGCCTGGTCAAGGCCGGCGTCAAGGAACTGCTGGTGATATCCCAGGACACCAGCGCCTATGGCGTCGACGTGAAATACCGCACCGGTTTCTGGAACGGCGCACCGGTCAAGACCCGCATGACCGAACTGTGCGAGGCCCTCAGCACCCTCGGCGTCTGGGTGCGCCTGCACTACGTCTATCCGTACCCACACGTCGACGAGTTGATCCCGCTGATGGCCGCCGGCAAGATCCTGCCGTACCTGGACATCCCGTTCCAGCACGCCAGCCCGAAAGTGCTCAAGTCCATGAAGCGCCCGGCGTTCGAGGACAAGACCCTGGCACGGATCAAGAACTGGCGCGAGATCTGCCCGGAACTGATCATCCGTTCGACCTTCATCGTCGGCTTCCCCGGCGAAACCGAGGAAGACTTCCAGTACCTGCTCGAATGGCTGACCGAAGCCCAGCTCGACCGCGTTGGCTGCTTCCAGTACTCGCCGGTCGAAGGCGCCCCGGCCAATGACCTGGGCCTGGACGTGGTACCGGACGACGTCAAGCAGGACCGCTGGGAGCGCTTCATGGCGCACCAGCAGGCCATCAGTTCGGCCCGCCTGCAACAGCGCATCGGCAAGGAAATCGAAGTGCTGATCGACGAAGTCGACGAGAATGGCGCCGTGGGCCGCTGCTTCTTCGACGCACCGGAAATCGACGGTAACGTCTTCATCGACGGTGCTGGCGACCTCAAGCCGGGCGACAAGATCTGGTGCCGGGTGACCGATGCCGACGAATACGACCTCTGGGCCGAAGCCCTGTAA